Proteins encoded within one genomic window of Polyodon spathula isolate WHYD16114869_AA chromosome 32, ASM1765450v1, whole genome shotgun sequence:
- the LOC121303271 gene encoding chloride intracellular channel protein 4, producing MSLSVPHNGVKGDNEPVIELFVKAGSDGESIGNCPFSQRLFMILWLKGVVFNVTTVDLKRKPADLQNLAPGTHPPFITFNGEVKTDVNKIEEFLEDVLSPPKYMKLAARHPESNTAGMDIFAKFSAFIKNSKPDANEALERGLLKTLQKLDDYLQSPLPDEIDENSMEDIKVSSRKFLDGDEMTLADCNLLPKLHIVKVVTKKYRGFVIPTDMTAIWKYLTNAYTREEFTNTCPSDTEIEIAYGDVAKRLTK from the exons GCTGGTAGCGATGGAGAAAGCATTGGAAACTGCCCCTTCTCACAAAGACTTTTCATGATTTTGTGGCTGAAGGGAGTGGTCTTTAACGTCACTACAGTGGACCTCAAGAG GAAACCAGCAGACCTGCAGAACCTGGCCCCAGGGACCCATCCTCCATTCATCACCTTCAACGGAGAGGTGAAGACAGACGTCAACAAGATCGAGGAGTTTCTGGAAGATGTGCTCAGCCCTCCCAA GTACATGAAACTTGCTGCCAGACACCCAGAATCCAACACTGCTGGGATGGACATCTTTGCCAAGTTTTCTGCCTTCATCAAGAACTCGAAACCAGATGCAAATGAAG cCCTGGAGCGGGGTTTACTGAAGACCCTGCAGAAGCTGGATGACTACCTGCAGTCCCCTCTCCCCGACGAGATTGATGAGAACAGCATGGAGGATATCAAAGTGTCCAGCCGCAAGTTCCTCGATGGAGATGAGATGACACTGGCCGACTGCAACCTGCTGCCTAAGCTGCACATCGTCAAG GTGGTGACAAAGAAGTACCGCGGCTTTGTAATCCCAACGGACATGACTGCGATCTGGAAGTACCTGACCAATGCCTACACCCGAGAGGAGTTCACCAACACCTGCCCGAGCGACACGGAGATCGAGATCGCCTACGGAGACGTGGCCAAGCGGCTCACCAAGTAA